The following proteins are co-located in the Spirosoma montaniterrae genome:
- the infB gene encoding translation initiation factor IF-2: MAEEKSMRLSQVAKILNKGLSSVANSLSAKGFKVEINPNTKLNVEQLEVLAKEYKSTELLNGARRAEPPVTVAESPRRQEDDVILYRRDDAGRPIVSNQSEAARPEAPKPAPAEVKPIPQTAQTGLPGLKVVGKIDLNPKPAPQPAPAPAPVAKAPEPAPAPKPVEVPKPVAAPMAPPVAETLNVETPKAEIPKVEPPVAKPDPIETPKPVQAPPVEAKATVAPPAPEPKPVPAPQPVKPTAPPVATAPPKPANNPVAEPRRNNPPVTPPKAVAPPAPVVPPVAEDSDVPTETIRAAGSHQLGGLKILGKIELPVNNPRQGGGGSNADKKKRKRIRGGREGGSNMGQPNPSGNNQPQGQGNTNNNRGPRDGQNDRGPQNRAPGDRNQQGGQRDGNRNQQGQTNQQNQGDRTSANPNNRSGGNNAQGQGGTTNTTSNNANNRTGGGNTNNNRGGGNNRGGGNNRGGGRDRREAPTQADVRKAIQETNDRMRGNQPNRGADRRRDRRNQREEDRRLLNEQEELEAKTLKVTEFVSANDLASLMDVSVNEVISVCMNLGMFVSINQRLDAEAITVIADEFGYDVQFVSAEDETEAGVDVEADDPDELQPRAPIVTIMGHVDHGKTSLLDYIRRAKVAAGEAGGITQHIGAYSVPTADGRAITFLDTPGHEAFTAMRARGAKVTDVVIIVIAADDSVMPQTREAINHAQVAGVPIVFAFSKVDKPGADAEKIRTELASMNLLVEEWGGKYQAQEISSKSGMGVDDLLEKVLLEAELLELKANPDRRGLGTVIEASLDKGRGYVSTVLVENGTLRQGDVVLVGAHYGRIRAMTNDRGERIKEAGPAQPVQILGLPGAPQAGDKFNVMETEREAREIANKREQLLREQSLRTRKHITLEEIGRRKAIGTFKELNVIVKGDVDGSVEALSDSLLQLSTEEVQVNIIHKAVGQISESDILLASASDAVIVGFQVRPSANARKLAEQEQIEIRLYSIIYDAINEVRDAMEGLLAPTTEEVITGNIEVRDVFKISKVGTVAGCYVTDGIIKRNNKIRVIRDFIVIHTGEISALKRFKDDVSEVRSSYECGLSVRNFNDIEVGDTIEAFEVKEVKRTL; this comes from the coding sequence ATGGCAGAAGAAAAGTCAATGCGCCTGAGCCAAGTGGCAAAAATTCTCAACAAAGGCTTGTCCTCTGTTGCGAATAGTCTGTCTGCCAAAGGGTTTAAGGTTGAAATTAATCCTAACACCAAACTCAACGTAGAACAGTTGGAGGTGTTAGCGAAGGAGTATAAATCTACGGAACTCCTGAACGGAGCTCGCCGGGCCGAACCGCCGGTTACGGTCGCCGAGTCACCGCGTCGTCAGGAGGATGACGTCATTTTGTACCGTCGTGATGACGCCGGACGTCCTATCGTGTCCAATCAATCCGAAGCCGCCCGGCCCGAAGCCCCAAAACCGGCACCGGCAGAGGTAAAACCAATTCCTCAAACGGCTCAGACAGGTTTGCCAGGTTTGAAGGTGGTGGGCAAAATTGATTTGAATCCCAAACCAGCTCCGCAGCCCGCTCCGGCTCCTGCCCCTGTGGCAAAAGCCCCCGAACCCGCGCCTGCACCCAAGCCGGTCGAAGTGCCTAAACCGGTTGCCGCGCCGATGGCTCCACCTGTAGCCGAAACGCTGAATGTGGAAACGCCCAAAGCCGAAATCCCGAAAGTAGAACCACCAGTAGCTAAACCTGATCCCATCGAAACACCAAAACCGGTTCAGGCTCCGCCCGTTGAAGCAAAAGCAACGGTGGCTCCGCCTGCTCCTGAACCAAAACCAGTGCCAGCCCCGCAGCCTGTGAAGCCGACAGCACCACCGGTAGCAACGGCACCACCTAAACCAGCCAACAACCCGGTGGCCGAGCCGCGTCGTAACAACCCGCCCGTTACGCCACCGAAGGCAGTTGCCCCGCCAGCACCTGTAGTTCCGCCCGTAGCTGAAGACAGCGACGTGCCAACCGAAACTATTCGGGCAGCAGGTAGCCATCAACTGGGAGGACTGAAGATTCTCGGCAAGATTGAACTGCCTGTCAACAATCCCCGTCAGGGTGGTGGAGGCAGCAATGCTGATAAAAAGAAGCGTAAGCGCATTCGTGGCGGTCGTGAAGGCGGCAGCAATATGGGGCAACCCAACCCGTCGGGCAACAACCAGCCGCAAGGTCAAGGCAACACGAATAATAACCGAGGGCCGCGTGACGGGCAAAATGACCGTGGGCCGCAAAACCGCGCACCCGGCGACCGCAATCAGCAGGGTGGTCAGCGCGACGGAAATCGTAACCAGCAGGGTCAGACCAACCAGCAGAATCAGGGCGACCGTACTTCTGCCAATCCCAATAACCGGAGCGGAGGTAACAACGCTCAGGGACAGGGTGGCACTACTAACACCACGTCAAACAACGCCAACAATCGGACTGGCGGTGGTAACACTAATAACAACCGGGGTGGTGGCAACAACCGGGGCGGTGGTAATAACCGGGGTGGCGGGCGTGACCGTCGGGAAGCACCTACGCAGGCCGACGTTCGGAAAGCCATTCAGGAAACGAACGACCGGATGCGGGGCAATCAGCCCAACCGGGGAGCCGACCGACGCCGGGATCGCCGAAACCAGCGCGAAGAAGATCGCCGTTTGTTGAACGAACAGGAAGAACTCGAAGCAAAAACGCTGAAAGTAACCGAGTTCGTGTCAGCCAACGACCTGGCTTCGCTCATGGACGTGTCGGTTAATGAAGTGATTTCGGTCTGTATGAACCTTGGTATGTTCGTATCGATCAATCAGCGGTTAGACGCCGAAGCCATTACGGTAATTGCCGATGAATTTGGCTATGACGTACAGTTTGTTTCGGCAGAAGACGAAACTGAAGCGGGTGTCGACGTAGAAGCCGATGATCCAGATGAACTGCAACCTCGTGCGCCGATTGTGACCATTATGGGTCACGTTGACCACGGTAAAACCTCGCTGCTCGACTATATTCGCCGGGCTAAAGTGGCGGCTGGTGAAGCTGGTGGCATTACCCAGCACATTGGTGCTTATAGTGTACCGACCGCCGACGGTCGCGCGATCACGTTCCTTGATACGCCGGGTCACGAAGCCTTTACGGCCATGCGGGCACGGGGTGCGAAAGTAACCGACGTAGTTATCATTGTAATTGCCGCCGACGACAGCGTGATGCCGCAGACCCGCGAAGCCATCAACCACGCACAGGTGGCGGGCGTACCGATTGTGTTTGCTTTCTCGAAAGTCGACAAACCCGGTGCCGACGCTGAAAAAATCCGTACCGAACTGGCCTCCATGAACCTGCTGGTTGAAGAATGGGGTGGTAAGTATCAGGCGCAGGAGATTTCGTCCAAGTCGGGTATGGGTGTCGATGACCTGCTTGAAAAAGTACTTCTCGAAGCCGAACTGCTCGAACTGAAGGCCAATCCCGACCGGCGTGGTTTGGGTACTGTCATTGAAGCATCACTCGACAAAGGCCGGGGTTATGTTTCGACCGTACTGGTCGAAAATGGAACCTTGCGGCAGGGTGATGTGGTACTGGTAGGGGCGCACTACGGGCGCATCCGGGCCATGACCAACGACCGGGGCGAACGCATTAAAGAAGCTGGCCCGGCCCAACCCGTTCAGATTTTAGGTCTGCCCGGTGCTCCGCAGGCAGGCGATAAGTTCAATGTGATGGAGACTGAGCGCGAAGCTCGTGAAATAGCGAACAAGCGCGAACAACTTCTGCGCGAACAGTCACTGCGGACTCGCAAACACATTACGCTCGAAGAAATTGGCCGTCGTAAAGCCATCGGCACGTTCAAAGAACTGAACGTAATCGTAAAAGGTGACGTAGACGGTTCGGTAGAAGCGTTGTCCGACTCGCTGTTGCAACTGTCAACCGAAGAGGTGCAGGTGAACATTATTCACAAAGCAGTTGGTCAGATTTCCGAATCTGATATTCTGCTGGCATCGGCTTCAGATGCGGTAATTGTTGGTTTCCAGGTGCGGCCTTCGGCCAACGCCCGTAAACTGGCCGAGCAGGAGCAGATTGAAATTCGCCTGTACTCGATCATTTACGACGCCATCAATGAGGTGCGCGACGCTATGGAAGGTCTGTTAGCTCCGACAACCGAAGAGGTTATTACGGGTAACATCGAAGTACGCGACGTCTTCAAGATCAGCAAAGTAGGCACGGTAGCCGGTTGTTACGTAACAGATGGTATCATCAAACGGAACAATAAAATCCGGGTTATTCGCGACTTTATCGTCATTCATACGGGCGAAATCAGTGCGCTGAAACGCTTCAAAGACGATGTGAGCGAAGTACGGTCGAGCTACGAATGTGGTCTGAGTGTGAGAAACTTCAACGACATCGAAGTCGGCGATACTATCGAAGCTTTCGAAGTGAAAGAAGTGAAGCGAACGTTGTAG
- a CDS encoding metallophosphoesterase → MTILTISDLHGRTVWKEADFSRYDRVVFLGDYTDSYDISDETIYANLLEIIKLKRKQPAKFVLLIGNHDAQYLHFPHYRCSGFRAWAQPDLSALFAKHDSLFQIAYQQGSYLFSHAGVTNRWLDRLTTQMGIDRNTITPDFDLAALLNTLHQQPLKQRNILFEVGPKRGGFDSCSGPVWADRDETRTDYLPGFHQVVGHTPTPAFKTIGDDNGSITYSDVLQTRTEFYEVSLE, encoded by the coding sequence ATGACAATCCTCACCATCAGTGATTTACATGGCCGCACGGTTTGGAAAGAGGCCGACTTCAGCCGCTACGACCGCGTTGTTTTCCTCGGCGATTATACTGACAGCTATGACATCAGCGACGAAACAATTTATGCTAATCTGCTTGAAATCATAAAGTTGAAGCGTAAACAGCCTGCTAAATTCGTGTTGCTCATCGGTAATCATGACGCACAGTATCTTCATTTCCCACACTATCGCTGTTCGGGCTTTCGGGCGTGGGCGCAACCAGATCTGAGCGCGTTATTTGCCAAACATGACTCCCTATTCCAGATCGCTTATCAACAGGGGTCGTATCTATTCTCACATGCAGGCGTCACCAATCGCTGGCTCGACCGGCTGACTACTCAGATGGGCATCGACCGCAACACGATAACGCCTGATTTTGATCTGGCTGCTTTGCTTAACACCCTGCACCAACAGCCGCTGAAACAACGTAATATCCTGTTCGAGGTTGGGCCAAAACGTGGTGGCTTCGACTCGTGCAGCGGGCCGGTCTGGGCCGACCGCGACGAAACCCGCACCGATTATCTGCCCGGTTTTCATCAGGTAGTGGGGCATACGCCTACCCCAGCTTTTAAAACCATTGGCGATGACAACGGCTCAATTACCTATAGCGACGTGTTGCAGACGCGAACCGAATTTTATGAGGTAAGCCTTGAGTAA